A section of the Humulus lupulus chromosome 2, drHumLupu1.1, whole genome shotgun sequence genome encodes:
- the LOC133817271 gene encoding persulfide dioxygenase ETHE1 homolog, mitochondrial-like: MVGMNVLRVVTITGSHSTLLNSSSRILSSRVESTKLGCQKTATCSYTTSSHPFGKLLFRQLFEKESSTYTYLLADVTHPQKPALLIDPVDKTVERDLSLVEELGLKLIYAMNTHVHADHVTGTGMIKSKVPGVQSVISKASKSKADLLIEAGDKLYFGDLFLEVRPTPGHTLGCVTYVTGDGPNQPQPRMAFTGDALLIRGCGRTDFQGGSSQELYKSVHSQIFTLPEDTLIYPAHDYKGFTVSTVGEEMLYNPRLTKDQDTFKNIMENLNLPYPKMIDVAVPANMVCGLQDLSSKPVEAIST; encoded by the exons ATGGTTGGAATGAATGTTCTGCGAGTCGTCACCATTACTGGATCACATTCGACTTTGTTGAATAGCTCTTCGAGGATTTTGTCGAGTCGGGTAGAGTCGACCAAATTAGGGTGTCAGAAAACGGCGACTTGCTCTTATACGACGTCGTCTCATCCATTCGGCAAGCTCCTCTTCCGCCAGCTCTTTGAGAAGGAATCCTCCACCTACACTTACTTGCTCGCTGATGTAACTCACCCTCAAAAACCAGCTCTG TTGATAGACCCAGTTGACAAGACGGTGGAGAGGGATCTTTCCCTTGTTGAAGAGTTAGGACTCAAGCTGATATATGCTATGAACACTCATGTCCATGCTGACCATGTAACTGGCACTGGCATGATAAAG AGCAAGGTCCCTGGCGTGCAGTCAGTCATTTCGAAAGCAAGCAAATCGAAAGCTGATCTTCTAATTGAAGCTGgtgataaattatattttggggaTCTGTTTTTGGAG GTTCGACCTACTCCTGGCCATACATTAGGTTGTGTGACCTATGTTACAGGAGATGGACCCAATCAGCCCCAGCCAAGAATGGCTTTCACTGGAGATGCATTATTAATACGCGGATGTGGAAGAACTGATTTTCAG GGCGGGAGTTCACAAGAACTCTACAAGTCTGTGCATTCACAG ATATTCACATTGCCCGAGGATACATTGATTTATCCAGCTCACGACTACAAAGGATTCACT GTTAGCACCGTAGGAGAGGAGATGCTCTATAATCCTCGGCTCACAAAAGACCAG GATACATTTAAAAATATCATGGAAA ATCTGAACCTTCCCTATCCAAAGATGATTGATGTGGCTGTTCCTGCAAACATGGTTTGCGGTCTACAGGATTTGTCTTCGAAGCCTGTTGAGGCTATATCAACCTAG